The sequence below is a genomic window from Nocardia fluminea.
GTGATCGCGGCCGCATGGTGTTGCGGCGCGTGGCGGTGCGCTCCGGCGTGCCGGACTACGGCTACGCCTTCGAACCGGAAACCCCCGAACGACAGGAGTCGGCAGCATGAGACGAGTCGCCATCGTCGGCGCCGGAATGACGCCCTTCGCCGAGCATTTCGCGCTCGGTATCAAAGATCTGGTGCCGATGGCCTTCGCCGATTGCGCGGGCAGCATCGACAAGGGGCTGCGCAAGTCCGACATCCAGGCCGCCTGGTTCGGCGAGCTCGGCACCGCCGACGGGTTCGCCTCCGGCATTCTCGCCGACACCCTCGGCCTGCCCGACATTCCGGTGACCCGCGTCGAGAACGCCTGCGCCACCGGGCACGACGCGGTCCGCAACGCCGTACTCGGGATCGCCTCCGGCACCGTCGATGTCGCCCTGGTGGTCGGCGCGGACAAGCTGCGCGAGTCGGCGTCCAAGGACATGCTGTGGGAGTGGGAGGCGATGACCCGCGACATGGCGTGGGACTATCCGCTCGGGCTGGTCGCGCCCGCCGGGTTCGCGCTGCACGTGGCCAGGTATCTGCACGAGTCGCCTGCCACACGCGAGCACATGGCGATGGTCGCGGTGAAGAACCATCGCCACGGCGTGCGAAATCTCAAGGCGCGATTGCGCTTCGAGATCAGCATCGAGGAAGCCCTCGCGGCGCCGACGGTGGTCACGCCCTTCGGGCTCTACGACTGCGCGCCGCAGAGCGACGGGGCGGCCGCGCTCGTGCTGGTCGCCGAGGATGTGGTGGACCGCTACACCGATCGCCCGGTCTGGATTCGCGGGGTGGGGCTCGGTATGGATTCGGTGATGCACCAGCACAAGCGGGACATGACGACGTTCCCCGCCACGGTCCGCGCCGCCCGGCAGGCCTTCGAGATGGCGGGATTGACACCCTCGGACATCGATGTCGCCGAGGTGCACGACTTCTTCACCGGGATCGAGTTGATGAGCTACGAGGATCTCGGGTTCGCCGACCGGTTCGAGGCCCACAAGCTCGTGGAAGCGGGCGTCACCAGCGTCGGCGGTGCGCTCCCGGTGAATCCGAGCGGCGGCTTGAAGTCGAAGGGGCACCCGCCGGGCGCTACCGGTGTCGCGCAGTGCGTGGAGCTGTTCGAGCAGTTACGTGGTGACGCCGTGAACCAGGTCGACAAAGCGCGAATCGGCCTGGCGCACACCATCGGTGGCCCCACCGCCGTGGCAGCCGTGACGATCCTCGCCGGGCCGGACGCGGCAGGCACGTCTCAGCCGTAGACGAGTCGTCCGTCGGCGACGGTGGCGACCGTGATGATCCTGGCCGGGACGCACGTCTCAGCTGTAGATGAGTTGCCCGTCGGCGACGGTGGCGACCGTGATGATCCTGGCCGGGACTCGATAGGCGCGTTTCAGCCGTAGATGAGTTGTCCGTGGACGACGGTGGCCGCGATCGGCGGGTGGGGCAGCGTCGCGGCCACCTCCTCGGGTGGCACCGCCAGCAGCGTCAGATCGGCGACTTCACCGGGCGCGATGGTGCGCGGCGACGCGGGGCGCTCGGGTCGGCCGAAGAACAGGCTGACCGCCGATCGCAGTGAAACGCGCTCGGCCGCGACGCGACCCGAATCCGGGTCGACGGCGGCGTGGACGAGCCGCCACGGGTCCGCGCTTCCGAACGGCGCATCGGTGCCTGCGGCCACGCCCACTCCCGCCCGCAGCAGCGAACCGAGCCGCCACAGATCCGCGCGGTCCCGGTCGGGCACCTCGTGCCGGTACTGGTCACCTCGTTCGGCCAGGAAATGCGGCTGGGTCACCACCGGCACCCCATGGGCGCGCAACCATGCCATCGCTTCGACCGGAACGATCGCACCGTGTTCGATGCGGTCGCCGGGAACCACGCCGGCCTCGTCGAGGGCGATCATCGTGAGAATCAGCTGGACCCTGGTCACACAGTGCACCGCCACCGGCCGGTGCGCCGTGTGGCTCTCGCGGATGCGCGCGACGAACTGGTCGAGGGGAGGAAGGGTGGTGTCGTCGAGCAGGATCTTGGTCGGCCCCAAGGAGAACCGCCCGATCGGCGAGGCGGTGACGGCGGGTGGCGCCATGCAGTGGACTCGTTGCCGAATCCGGCCACGAGCGACCTCATCGGCGAAATCGTCGATATCTGTTTGCGACAGCGCGGGGGTCGCGTCGGTGACGCCGGTGATCCCCAGTGCCGCGGCACGCGCGCTGACCGCGGCCAGATCGTTGGGCCGGGTGGCGATGCGGGTACCGAGCCAGGCATCCATCCGCCAGAGCCGGCCGGTGGCCCGTCCGTCGGGGTCGCGTTCGACACCCGCGGGCGCGCAGCGCTCCAGTGCTACCGCCGCGCAGGCGCGTGAGTTGAGCGTCCAGAGAGCACCGGAGCGATGCTGGATCCGGACCGGGCGCTCCGTGATCCAGCGATCCAGCATCCACCGATCCAATTCTCCGGCGGTCGACTCGTGGTATCCGACGCCGCGAATCCAGGCGCCCGCCGGCAATGTCGCGTCCGCGTGCCTCAGCTGAGCCACCAGATCGTCGGCGGTGCGGACCGCCGGCGGGCCGAGCTGGAGCGAATCGGCGGCCGCGGCGAGCGAGCGCAGGTGCACGTGGTGGTCGTGCAGGCCGGGCAGCAGCCACCCGCCGCGCGCATCGATGTCGTCCTCACCGCACAGTGGTCGCAGCCCGGTGCCACATTCGGTGATGGAGCCGCCGTGCCACCGCACGTCGGTGTGCCCGGTCCCGAATATGCGAGCGCCCCGGATGAGCATCAAGCACCACCGGGCAACAGTGCCGCCGGTGCGGCGACCGTTCGGCGGCGTTGCGTCGCCGCGCATTCCACGGTCCAGTCGTCGCCGTGCCGGTGGAGCGAGTGGGGTCCGTGCGTGATCGGCGGTGCGGCCGCGAAGGCCGCCGCGGTGGCCCGCATGGACAGGTCGATCAGCACCCCACCGCCGCCGCGGCGCGCGGCGGTGACCGCCAGCGCCGCGCAGATGCCCGAGAGCGGGTCGGCGATCGCGTCGGCGCAGAAGACCGGCTCGCCGTCGTGGCGGCCGACGAGGCCACCCGCGACCGCGGCGTCGTCACCGAAGGCCACCCGCATCGGCTCGGAGCGTCCGTAACCGGTGAGGCTCAACCAGATCCGCCCGTCCCGGTGCGCTCGATCCTCGGGTGCGAGGCCGAGTTGCGCCAACGCCCGCGGCCGGGACGCCTCGAGCACGACATCGGCCGAATCCAGCAACTCTCCCAGGGCTTTTCGGCCGGTGCCGGATCGGAAGTCGATCGTCCGGAATTCGTGTCCGGCGTGCAGCCATTCGAAGAACCGAGGGTCACCGGTGCGAACCCCGTCGGGCCGGTGCGTACCCTCGACCTTGATCACCCGTGCGCCGGCCAGGCCGAGTATCCGCGCGCACAGCGGTCCCGCCCACATCGACGACAGGTCGACGACGACAAGTCCCCGCAACGAGCGAGCTTCTACCGTGTCTCCGAGGCGAGAAACGTTCCAGGGCAGCATGTTTCGTGGCGGTTCGGTCAGTACCGATGCCGGGACGCCGACGAGTTGCGCCCGCTGTACCAGCGCGGCGGCGCAGGAGCGTGCTGCTGCCGCCTCGAGCGCGGTCCACGGGTCGGCGTCGATGTCGGCGCCGAGAATTGCAGGGACGGCAGCGAAGTCGTCGGGGCGACTCAGCGTGAGGGCGCACCATCCGTCGGTGGTTCGAAGGAGCCTGCTCGTGCCGTTCGCCGATCGGCGACCCGCGCGCCGCGATCCCGCTCGTTCCGCCCGGCCGGTCAGCACGACCGCGGGGTCGAGGTCGACTCGGTCGCCGAGGTCGCCGGTGATCCACGACAGCGCACGCAGCGCTTCTCGCACCAGGCTGTAGGCGGGAGCGGGGGACAGGACCGGTTCGGCGCCGTCGTGGCCGGTCAGGGCCATCGCGCCGGAGCCGGCCCAGGCCAGGACCGGACAGTCCGGATCGGTGGGAAAGGCCGCGGGAACGGTGTCGTTCGTCAGTGTCCGGAGCCACTCGTCCACCACGGCACGGGCAGCCTCGAGGTCGGTTCGGCTGTGTGCCTGGGGATTTGACCGCGATTCAGCGCCGCGCACCGGTCACCTCGTCCACCAGACCCCAGTCCAGCGCCGCGTCGGCATCGAGTCGCTGCTCGGTGAGCATCAGCCAGGCGGCACGCCAGCGGCCGATGCGCCGCGGCACGCTGACGGTGCCGCCCGCGCCGGGTACCAATCCCATCCGCACTTCGGGAAAACAGAAGTACGTCTCCGGGGTCGCGGTGACCGTGCCCGCGAACGCGGCGATTTCGGCACCCGCGCCGATACAGGAGCCGTGAGTTCGCACGACGAGGCGGTCGGTGAGCCGGTCGAGTGCCCGCCACGGCGCGCGATCCAGCCGCACCAGATACGCGGCGACCACATCGGTCGCCGAACCGAATTCGGCCAGATCACCACCGCTGCAGAACGCGGGGCCGTTGCCGCTGAGTTCGACCGTCGCGATGCTCGGGTCCGCGACCGCCACCTGTACGGCGGCGAGAAGTTCTTCCCGGAGCCGCGTGCTCAGGGCATTGCGCCGCTGCGGGTGGTCGAGCACGATCGACAGGTGATTGCCGCTGCGCCGCAGTCGAACCGAAGGGCGATCGAGTGCGGGTCTCGTGGGCCCGCGTTCCGCCAGCCACCGAGCGAACTCGGGTCCGGTGAGCAGCATCGAATAGGCCGCGGCCTCGCCGGCCAGAGCCGCCGCGGTGTCCCGTCCGTCCGACTGGCGAAGCAGGTGGCCGCAGACGAGCGCCGCCCGTGGCGATCGAGCGACAGCGGCGCGCAACGTCGCGAGGGCGGCGTCGATGTTCCCGACGGCGACCACCTCCGAGCGCGGTGCCGGTGTCGGCAGGTCGGTCAGGGTCAGTGTGGTGGCAGCCAGCACGGGCCCGATCGACGCGGGCGGTGACCGCCGCGCCACGCCGACCACGAGCGACATCGACTCCCGGATCCGGGTGGCCGTGGCGTGCACCGACGCGGGGGAGGCGTCGCCGAGTTCATCGAGTTCGAGCACGATGAGCGGCGCTGCCGGCGATCCTGATGCCGAGAGCGCCAGTCCCTCGCCCAGCAGCGGATCGTTCATCGACTCGGTTGCCGGTCGGCGATGCCGCGCCGGACGTGGAACTTCTGCACCTTGCCGCTCGCGGTCCGGGGAAAGTCCGCGACCTGGTGCAGTTCCTCGGGCCACTTCTGTTTGGCGACACCGGCCCGGTCGAAGTGCGCGCGCATCGCGTCGATGGTCGGCAGTTCGTACCCGGCGCGCAGCCGGACCACGGCGGCGGCGTGTTCGCCGAGGCGGGCATCGGGTGCGGCGACGACCACCGCCTCCGCGATGCCGGGCATGCTCAGCAGGACCTCCTCGATCTCGAGGGCGCTGATGTTCTCGCCGCCGCGAATGATGATGTCGGCCTTGCGATCGGTGATCGTGAGGTAGCCGTCCGCGTCGAGCTCGCCGATGTCGCCGGTGTGGTACCAGCCGTCGGCGTCGAAAGCGGCGGCGGTCAGCGCGTCGTCGGTGTAGCCGAGGCACAATTCCGGTCCGCGACTGAGGATTTCACCGTCGGGCGCCAATCGGATCTCCACGCCGGGCAGGACGTCGCCATCGGTGAACAGGCGTTTGTCCGATGCGGCGGTGACCTGCGACCCGGTGATCGACGGGTGTTCGGTGCTGCCGTAGGAGCGGAAGACGGTGATGCCGAGATCGTCGAGCCTGCGGGTGACCGCCGCGGGTACCGACGACCCGCCCAGGCCCGCGTACTTCATCCGGGGCAGATGCGCGGTGGTGAACTCGGGATGGTCGAGCAGGCTGGTGACGAAATACGTCGCGCCGCCGCCGACCGTGAGTCCGTCGCTGTGCATCAGCGCCAGGACGCGCTGTGGATCCCACACATCGGCCAGATTCACCGGTGACCCCTCCAGCACCGGGATCAGAAAGGCGTTGACCATGCCGATGAAGTGCCCGACCGGGGCCGCGGTGAGTTGTTTGCCGCGTTCGGGTGGGTACCAGGCGGCCAGCTGACGGGTTTCGTGACCGAGGGTCTCGTGGCTGTGCACGACGCCCTTGGGAGCGCTGGTGGTCCCCGAGGTGAACGCGATCAGCGCGGGGCCGGCCGGATCGGTCGCCAGGAACCCCGGCATCGGATCATCGGCGAGCAGGTCGTCGAAGTCGCGTCCCACCACGCCGACGATCGGGATGTCGGCACACAGATCGGCCTGGTACTCCAACCGCCCGAACCGCTCGGCTCCGATGAACACCCGCGGTGCCGTCGCCTCGAGAATGTAGGTGAGCTCCTTGCGTCCGTAGAAGTGCACGATCGGCACCACCACCGCGCCGAGGAAAGCCGATGCCCAGAAGGTGGCGGCGGCCTCCATCCAGTTGGGCAGCTGGAATGCCACCACGTCACCGGGCCCGACACCACGAGCGCGCAAACCGGCGGCGAGCCGCCGAGCCCGGTGCTCGACCTCGCCGAAGGTGCCCGACCAGGCGCGCTCGGCCGAGTGCACACGGAACTCGGTGTCCGGTGCGGCGGCGAGTCCCCGCGTGAGTAACTCGCCGATCGGTTCGCCGGTCCACCACCCCTGCGCTCGGTAGTGCTCGATCAAGTCGGCGGGAATGCTGCGCACGTGAGACTCCAATGCCCGGTCCGAGGTCCTGCGGCGCTGATGTTATTCTCTGAAATCAAGAATGACAATCTCGCGATGGGAGAATCTCAGATGGTCGACCTCGAGGTGGATGAGGGTGTCGCGGTCATCACGATCGATCGGCCACAGGCCCGCAACGCCATCGCACCGAGCACCATGGACCAGCTCGACGACGCGCTCGACAAGGCGAAAGGCGCTCGCGCCCTCGTCATTCGAGGAGCCGGCGACCGGGCGTTCGTTTCCGGCGGCGACCTGAAGGAACTCAGCGCCCTGCGCACCGAGGAGCAGGCCGCCGCGATGGCGTGGCGGATGCGCTCGATCTGCGACCGGCTGGCGGATTTCCCCGCCCCGGTGATCGCCGCGCTGAACGGGCACGCGCTCGGCGGCGGCGCCGAAGTCGCTGTCGCCGCGGACATCCGGATCGCCGCCCACGACATCAAGATCGGCTTCAACCAGTCCGCCCTGGCGATCATGCCCGCCTGGGGTGGGGCCGAGCGGCTCGCCGCCCTGGTCGGTAAGAGCCGGGCATTGCTGCTCGCGGGTGCCGGGACCATTCTCGAGGTGGCCGAGGCCGAGCGGCTGGGACTGGTGGACCGGGTGCTGCCACGGGCCGATTTCGAGGCAGGCTGGCGCGCTACGGCCCGATCACTGGCGACCGCGCAGGCCGGCGAGATCAAGCGAGTCGTCGCCGGGGTGTCGCCGCAGGAGGCGGTCGACGCGTTCGCGCGGCTGTGGGTGGCCGATGAGCACTGGGCCGCCGCCGACGCGGTGCTCACTCGGCGCACCTAGCTCACGGTCACCCGTCGGCGGGCAGAAACGGAACAAGCGCTGCCTCGGCGGGCACCGCGAACGAGTTCAAGGCCATCGCGAGCATCGTGTACGTGCCGACGACGAACACCAGATCCATCAGCTGGTGTTCGTCGAACTCGGTCGCCAGGGCGTTCCAGGTGTCGTCGCACACCACGCCGTCGGCCAGCAGTTCGTCGACGGCGGTCAGCAGCCGCCGATCGGTCGCCGACCACCCCGGTGCGGCCGGGCCCTCGGAGATCCGGGTGATCTCCTCGGGTCCCAGACCCGCGCCCTCGGCCAGGATCACGTGCTGTGCCCACTCGTAGCCGCACCGCCGGACCGCCGCCACCCGCAGCACGAGCAGCTCCCGCTGCCGGGCGGTGAGCGTGGAGCCGGACAGGAAATGGCCGGTGAAGGTCAGAAACGGTTTCGCCAGCGCCGGATACCTGGCCAGGGTGCCCAGGAGATTGGCGCCGCTCTGGCGGCCGCCGGACGGCTCGGCCCCGGTGGCGGCCGCGGTGCGGAATCCGGCCAGGAAGGTCGTCATCTCGGTGGACCATTCCGCCTTCGGAAGCGGCGAGATGCGTGGTCGCGCGGGATCCTCGGTCGCGGTCATGTGTTGCGCCCGCCGTTGACGCCGATGACCTGGCCGGTGAGGTAGCCGGCCTCCTCGCTGACCAGGAACGCGCAGGTGGCGGCGACATCGGCGGGAGTGCCGATCCGGCCGACCGGGGTGCGCGCGATCTGGGCGCCGACGTCGATGAACCCGCGCTCCTCGGTCCGGCGCAGCATCGGTGTGTCGATGAAACCCGGCGGGATGGTGTTCACCGTGATCCCCCGCTTGGCGAATTCGAGCGCCAACACCTTGGTGAGGCCGACGACGCCCGACTTCGCCGAGACATAGCCCGCCAAACCGGCTGCGCCACTGTGGATACTCGACGACGAGATGTTGACGATGCGGCCCCAACCCTGCTCGATCATGTCCGGGAGCACCGCCTGGCAGCAGTCGAACGTCCCGGTGAGATTGATCGCCAGTGCCCTGCTCCAGGCCGCCGCGGTGATGTCGAGGAACGGGCCGTCGAGGGTAAGTCCGGCGCTGTTCACCAAGACGGTCGGGCGGCCGAGGCGGGCGCGTACTTCGGCGAGACCGGCATCGATGGCGGTGCGGTCGGTGACATCGACGGTCAGGCCGATGGCCTTGCCCCCGGCGTTCTCGATCCGGATCGCTGCCGCCTCGGCCGCGGCGCCGTCGATGTCGAAGATGGCGACGAGAGCACCGTCCGCGGCCAGGCGGGTGCTGATCGCGCCGCCGATCCCGGAGGCGCCGCCGGTGACAACGGCTGTGCGAGAACTCATTTGATCGCCTCCTCGCCCCGCAGGGTGGTGCGGTGCATCCGGCGAGGTTCGCGCCGGTCGAAGGCGCAGGCCCGGTGGACCAGGCCGCGGTTGTCCCAGATCACCAGATCGCCGACCGACCAGGCATGGCGCAGAACACGATCCGGCGCCGTGGCTCGCTCCTGGAGATCGGCCAGCAGCGCACTGCCCGCTCCGGTGTCCATGCCGAGAACGTGCGAAGCGGTCGCCCCGAAAACCAGTGAGCGACGCCCTGTTTCGTGCTCCCACACCAGCGGGTGTTCGCGGACCGTCCGCGAGGCCCACTCGCTCAGCTGTTCCGCGGTGGGCTCGGGGTAGGTCAGCCGCTGGATGGCCTCGAAGGTGTGGATCACCCGCAGTTCGGCGAAATCACGCTTCTCGGTATCGGAGAGATCGTCGTAGGCGGCGTAGGTGCTGGCGAACTCGGTCTCGCCGCCCTCGGTAGCGATCACGTGGGCGCTGAGCATCGACGCCTTCGCCGGGATGGCGTCCAGCGCCCCGTCCAGGTGCCAGAAATCGTTGCTGGCGAAGTATTCGGCATTCGGATTGTCCGGGTCGAAACTGATCTGCATGACATCGGGATTCGCGTAGAGCGGGAACTGCACCAGCTCGCCCAGGCGGCGACCGAATGCCGCCTGCGCCTCGTCGCCGATGTGCAGTTCGCGAAACAGCAGGACGCCGTGCTCTTCGAGCGCCGCCATGCACGCCGCGGGGATATCGGGATCGGTCAGCAGCCGGTCGATGCCGGCGTCTAGCACTTCGACGCCGACCGTGTCGCTCAGCTTCTTCGTGGCAAGAATTGGCATCGCGCTCCTCATTCTTCCGGCGGTGCGTACCCGAGTACGCCCTTGATCTCGAGGTAGTCGTGGAAGCCGAATTCGCCCCACTCGCGGCCGTTTCCGCTCTTCTTGTATCCGCCGAAGGGGACCTCGAAGTCGAACCCGTCGTTGATCGAGACCGACCCCGCTCTGATCCGGCGGGCCACCGCACGCGCCTGTGCCAGATCGGTACCTGCGACGAAGCCGGCCAGCCCGTAGTCGGTGTCGTTGGCGATGTCGACGGCGTGATCGAGATCGTCGTAGCCCAGGATCGTCAGGACCGGCCCGAAGATCTCCTCGCGGGCGATGGTCATGTCGTTGGTGACCTCGGCGAAGACCGTGGGCCGCACGAAGTAGCCGGTGCTCAGTCCCTCCGGCCGCCCCGGCCCGCCCGCCACCAGCGTCGCGCCTTCGCCGATGCCCTTCTGGATCAGCGCCTGGATCTTGTCGAACTGCGCGCCCGACACCACGGGGCCGATGGCGAAATCGCCCAGCGGATCACCGACAGTGACCCCCGCGGCCGCACCACGGGCGACCTCGATCGCCTCGGCCATCCGTGACTGTGGCACCAGCATGCGCGAAGGCGCGCTACAGGTCTGGCCCGAGTTGAGCATCATGCTCGCCACGCCCTTGCCGACGTTCTCGGCGAAGGCGTCGTCGTCGAGAATGATGTTGGGGCTCTTGCCGCCGAGTTCCTGGGTGACCCGCTTGACCCCGGCCGCTGCGTTGCGCGCGATGTCGATGCCCGCCCTGACCGACCCGGTGAAGGAGACCATGTCGACGTCGGGATGACTCGTCAGCGGCACGCCGACGGCGAGGCCGTCGCCCTGCACCAGGTTGAACACCCCGGCGGGAACACCGGCGGCATCGAGGATCTCGGCGAAGATCTGCCCCGTGAACGGTGACAGTTCCGAGGGCTTGAGCACCATCGTGCAGCCGGTGGCCAGCGCCGGGAACACCTTCACCGCGATCAGGTTCAGCGGCCAATTCCAGGGAGTGATCAAGGCGCACACCCCGATCGGCTCCTTGACGATCAGCGAGGCGCCGCGCTGTTCGTCGAAGCGGAACCGTTCGAGGATCTCGATCGTGGTGCTCAGCTGGCCTGCCCCCAGATCCACCTGGAATCCGTTGGCCAGGGCGGCCGGTGCCCCCAATTCCTCCATGAGCGCCGCCCCGAGGTCGGGGGCGCGCTGCTGATACTCGGCGAGGACGGCGCGCAACAACGTGATCCGTTGCGCGGGATCGGTGCTCGACCAGCCGGGGAAGGCTGCGCGCGCGGCGGCGACCGCGCGATCCACATCTGCCGCCGTGCCGACGGCCACGGTGCCGCACACCTGTTCGGTGGCCGGGTTCACCACATCCATGGTGCGCGGCTCGGCGGGGTCGACCCACTGTCCGTCGATATAGAACTTCAGATATTCACGCATGATTTCCTCACTGAGTTCCTTCCGCGTACCAGGTGCGGAACTCGTCATAACTCGGCATTTCTTCCGAATTCGCCTTGGGGTCGACCGCGACATGGATGACGCCAGGTCGTCCGCTGGCGTAGGCGCGTTTGATGGCGGGGGCGATGTCCTCGTCGCGTTCGACATATTCGCCGTAGCAACCGAAACCCTCGGCGACCTTGTCCAAGCGGGTGTTCGTGCTCCAGTGGACGCCGGTCTCGAGCGAGCCCTGTCCATAGGTGCGCTTGTAGACGCCGACCTCGAGTCCCCACGCGTAGTCGACCGCGACCACGCAGACCAATGGAAGGTTCAGCCGCGCCGCGGTTTCCAGTTCGGCGATGTGGAACTGGAACGAGGAATCGCCGGTGATCAGCATCAGCGGGCGTTTCCCGCCGTCGGCCACACCGGCGCCGACGGCGTAGGGCAGGCCGGTGCCCAGATGCCCGAAGTTCTGATTCCACATCACGTCATGGGGTTTGGCCTGGGAGTAGGTCCAGCCGAAGATGGTGGTCGCGCCGCCGTCGCGCACCA
It includes:
- a CDS encoding enoyl-CoA hydratase/isomerase family protein — its product is MVDLEVDEGVAVITIDRPQARNAIAPSTMDQLDDALDKAKGARALVIRGAGDRAFVSGGDLKELSALRTEEQAAAMAWRMRSICDRLADFPAPVIAALNGHALGGGAEVAVAADIRIAAHDIKIGFNQSALAIMPAWGGAERLAALVGKSRALLLAGAGTILEVAEAERLGLVDRVLPRADFEAGWRATARSLATAQAGEIKRVVAGVSPQEAVDAFARLWVADEHWAAADAVLTRRT
- a CDS encoding TauD/TfdA dioxygenase family protein — translated: MPILATKKLSDTVGVEVLDAGIDRLLTDPDIPAACMAALEEHGVLLFRELHIGDEAQAAFGRRLGELVQFPLYANPDVMQISFDPDNPNAEYFASNDFWHLDGALDAIPAKASMLSAHVIATEGGETEFASTYAAYDDLSDTEKRDFAELRVIHTFEAIQRLTYPEPTAEQLSEWASRTVREHPLVWEHETGRRSLVFGATASHVLGMDTGAGSALLADLQERATAPDRVLRHAWSVGDLVIWDNRGLVHRACAFDRREPRRMHRTTLRGEEAIK
- a CDS encoding carboxymuconolactone decarboxylase family protein, whose amino-acid sequence is MTATEDPARPRISPLPKAEWSTEMTTFLAGFRTAAATGAEPSGGRQSGANLLGTLARYPALAKPFLTFTGHFLSGSTLTARQRELLVLRVAAVRRCGYEWAQHVILAEGAGLGPEEITRISEGPAAPGWSATDRRLLTAVDELLADGVVCDDTWNALATEFDEHQLMDLVFVVGTYTMLAMALNSFAVPAEAALVPFLPADG
- a CDS encoding thiolase C-terminal domain-containing protein — encoded protein: MRRVAIVGAGMTPFAEHFALGIKDLVPMAFADCAGSIDKGLRKSDIQAAWFGELGTADGFASGILADTLGLPDIPVTRVENACATGHDAVRNAVLGIASGTVDVALVVGADKLRESASKDMLWEWEAMTRDMAWDYPLGLVAPAGFALHVARYLHESPATREHMAMVAVKNHRHGVRNLKARLRFEISIEEALAAPTVVTPFGLYDCAPQSDGAAALVLVAEDVVDRYTDRPVWIRGVGLGMDSVMHQHKRDMTTFPATVRAARQAFEMAGLTPSDIDVAEVHDFFTGIELMSYEDLGFADRFEAHKLVEAGVTSVGGALPVNPSGGLKSKGHPPGATGVAQCVELFEQLRGDAVNQVDKARIGLAHTIGGPTAVAAVTILAGPDAAGTSQP
- a CDS encoding amidohydrolase family protein; this translates as MRGDATPPNGRRTGGTVARWCLMLIRGARIFGTGHTDVRWHGGSITECGTGLRPLCGEDDIDARGGWLLPGLHDHHVHLRSLAAAADSLQLGPPAVRTADDLVAQLRHADATLPAGAWIRGVGYHESTAGELDRWMLDRWITERPVRIQHRSGALWTLNSRACAAVALERCAPAGVERDPDGRATGRLWRMDAWLGTRIATRPNDLAAVSARAAALGITGVTDATPALSQTDIDDFADEVARGRIRQRVHCMAPPAVTASPIGRFSLGPTKILLDDTTLPPLDQFVARIRESHTAHRPVAVHCVTRVQLILTMIALDEAGVVPGDRIEHGAIVPVEAMAWLRAHGVPVVTQPHFLAERGDQYRHEVPDRDRADLWRLGSLLRAGVGVAAGTDAPFGSADPWRLVHAAVDPDSGRVAAERVSLRSAVSLFFGRPERPASPRTIAPGEVADLTLLAVPPEEVAATLPHPPIAATVVHGQLIYG
- a CDS encoding SDR family NAD(P)-dependent oxidoreductase — encoded protein: MSSRTAVVTGGASGIGGAISTRLAADGALVAIFDIDGAAAEAAAIRIENAGGKAIGLTVDVTDRTAIDAGLAEVRARLGRPTVLVNSAGLTLDGPFLDITAAAWSRALAINLTGTFDCCQAVLPDMIEQGWGRIVNISSSSIHSGAAGLAGYVSAKSGVVGLTKVLALEFAKRGITVNTIPPGFIDTPMLRRTEERGFIDVGAQIARTPVGRIGTPADVAATCAFLVSEEAGYLTGQVIGVNGGRNT
- a CDS encoding aldehyde dehydrogenase family protein yields the protein MREYLKFYIDGQWVDPAEPRTMDVVNPATEQVCGTVAVGTAADVDRAVAAARAAFPGWSSTDPAQRITLLRAVLAEYQQRAPDLGAALMEELGAPAALANGFQVDLGAGQLSTTIEILERFRFDEQRGASLIVKEPIGVCALITPWNWPLNLIAVKVFPALATGCTMVLKPSELSPFTGQIFAEILDAAGVPAGVFNLVQGDGLAVGVPLTSHPDVDMVSFTGSVRAGIDIARNAAAGVKRVTQELGGKSPNIILDDDAFAENVGKGVASMMLNSGQTCSAPSRMLVPQSRMAEAIEVARGAAAGVTVGDPLGDFAIGPVVSGAQFDKIQALIQKGIGEGATLVAGGPGRPEGLSTGYFVRPTVFAEVTNDMTIAREEIFGPVLTILGYDDLDHAVDIANDTDYGLAGFVAGTDLAQARAVARRIRAGSVSINDGFDFEVPFGGYKKSGNGREWGEFGFHDYLEIKGVLGYAPPEE
- a CDS encoding CoA transferase, with amino-acid sequence MDEWLRTLTNDTVPAAFPTDPDCPVLAWAGSGAMALTGHDGAEPVLSPAPAYSLVREALRALSWITGDLGDRVDLDPAVVLTGRAERAGSRRAGRRSANGTSRLLRTTDGWCALTLSRPDDFAAVPAILGADIDADPWTALEAAAARSCAAALVQRAQLVGVPASVLTEPPRNMLPWNVSRLGDTVEARSLRGLVVVDLSSMWAGPLCARILGLAGARVIKVEGTHRPDGVRTGDPRFFEWLHAGHEFRTIDFRSGTGRKALGELLDSADVVLEASRPRALAQLGLAPEDRAHRDGRIWLSLTGYGRSEPMRVAFGDDAAVAGGLVGRHDGEPVFCADAIADPLSGICAALAVTAARRGGGGVLIDLSMRATAAAFAAAPPITHGPHSLHRHGDDWTVECAATQRRRTVAAPAALLPGGA
- a CDS encoding enoyl-CoA hydratase/isomerase family protein codes for the protein MNDPLLGEGLALSASGSPAAPLIVLELDELGDASPASVHATATRIRESMSLVVGVARRSPPASIGPVLAATTLTLTDLPTPAPRSEVVAVGNIDAALATLRAAVARSPRAALVCGHLLRQSDGRDTAAALAGEAAAYSMLLTGPEFARWLAERGPTRPALDRPSVRLRRSGNHLSIVLDHPQRRNALSTRLREELLAAVQVAVADPSIATVELSGNGPAFCSGGDLAEFGSATDVVAAYLVRLDRAPWRALDRLTDRLVVRTHGSCIGAGAEIAAFAGTVTATPETYFCFPEVRMGLVPGAGGTVSVPRRIGRWRAAWLMLTEQRLDADAALDWGLVDEVTGARR
- a CDS encoding AMP-binding protein; translation: MRSIPADLIEHYRAQGWWTGEPIGELLTRGLAAAPDTEFRVHSAERAWSGTFGEVEHRARRLAAGLRARGVGPGDVVAFQLPNWMEAAATFWASAFLGAVVVPIVHFYGRKELTYILEATAPRVFIGAERFGRLEYQADLCADIPIVGVVGRDFDDLLADDPMPGFLATDPAGPALIAFTSGTTSAPKGVVHSHETLGHETRQLAAWYPPERGKQLTAAPVGHFIGMVNAFLIPVLEGSPVNLADVWDPQRVLALMHSDGLTVGGGATYFVTSLLDHPEFTTAHLPRMKYAGLGGSSVPAAVTRRLDDLGITVFRSYGSTEHPSITGSQVTAASDKRLFTDGDVLPGVEIRLAPDGEILSRGPELCLGYTDDALTAAAFDADGWYHTGDIGELDADGYLTITDRKADIIIRGGENISALEIEEVLLSMPGIAEAVVVAAPDARLGEHAAAVVRLRAGYELPTIDAMRAHFDRAGVAKQKWPEELHQVADFPRTASGKVQKFHVRRGIADRQPSR